Genomic DNA from Canis lupus dingo isolate Sandy chromosome 32, ASM325472v2, whole genome shotgun sequence:
gATTCTACCATTCTTTCTGCACTTATTAGCTGTGATCCTGTAGGAGATTTCTTTCACCAACGATGCGGGTACCCTGAAATACAATTCACACTAAAAAAGCTGGATAAATGCTGGTTTCTTTTACTCCATGTAATCTACTTTTAGCTTCTAAGTAGGAATCCTACTAACTTGCAATAGTGAGCAAGGAGTCCCCTCCAATCCACTCTACTCTCCTCCCCGAGGTCACCAGGTGGTCCAGCAGGTCTAGCCTGGGATGGGACAGGATGGGAGCGggcaggcccagggtgtgatgcagGAACTCAGGGGACAAGGGACTGAATCGGGACAGAATACCTTAAGCAGGTTCTAGGAGGTGGAATCTGAATCTTCTGAGCTGTTCTGGACATCGGTGCCCTCCGTGGACTCGCTGGGCTCCTTGCTGTCGCTGCCACTACTGTCAGCGGCGGGGTTCTCCTCCCGACCATCCTCTTGGGAGCTAGGAAGCGTGTTTCCCTGCGTTTCCTGGTTTCCCCGGGAGCCCAACACCACACCCCCGCACTTCttcagctccagctgccttctcaGCTCATCTGCCATCTGCGAGAGATCTCGCTTCATAGCGTAAGCGTCTTCCCCGTCTGCATAGTATTTGGGCTCCACCTCACTAACCTGAAAGCGGAGGGTGTTGGAATACAGGTGCAAGGCTGCTCGGTTACTCTTCCTGACGTGCAGGGACACGTACTTGGCACTGAAGTTCTCGATCATGGCCCGGGAGGCCTGGTCCATCAGCTTCTGGGCCAGGCCGAGGCGACGGTGTGAACGCTTCACGGCCAGTGAGGTGATGTGTCCATGGGGGACGTCGTCTGGGTCCTCCTCCATTTTGGCCAGGACGTAGCCCACGACCTTCCCGTCCTCGTCCTCGGCGATGTAAGAAAGCTGGGGCCAGGACAGGCCGTGGTAGAAGTAGTACTTCATCTGGTAGTTCTCCGGCAGGCAAAGGAGGTTGCAGTGCTGCATGTTAACCAGGTCGTCTGGCCGAGCATTGCGGATGTTCATAACGGCGGCGGGAAAGAAAGGGGAGTCGGGAGACGGTGACCAGGGCACAGGCCTCCGCCTCGAGGGCCCGCGGCGAAGCGCCGACGCCGGGGGTGCCTGCCGCGGGGGACGCCGGAGGGCGGGAAGCCAGGGCGGCGGGAGGCGGAAGAGGCGGTGCTAAGATGCGGCTCTCGGGAGAGCGACGGCGGCCGCAGCCAATGAGGGCTTcgcgcggggggcgggagggcggtGCGCGCGACGCTGGGCGGAAGCAGGGGGCGGGCCGTGCGCGGCCTTGGGGCGTCGCTGCTTTGGCGTCCGCTGTTCCGTCTGTTGCTGCTGCTGGAGCCGTCAGGGATGGCTTCTTGATGTGGATACGTCTGGGTGAACTTTGGTGACCTCAAGAGACCCGGATAACCGGAATGAATGGACGTCAAGAACCAGAACGTTGCTCACGCCCCGGAAATTCCCGCTCAGATCCCCTTCCGGCGCCCCCTGACCTGCCCTGACCTGCCCTGACCTGCCCGACGGCCATCGTGCCCCCTGCACCTAGATTTCCGACGGTGTAGTCGGGAGCTCTTCACCTTCTTTCCCGTTTGATATTCCGTTGCCTGAATAGGTCACAATTTATTCAACCCTATTCTACCGTGGGGGGttgtattctttccattttgggGGGATATAGCGGGGAGTGTAGCTGAACGTTCCGGAACATGCCTTTTATAGAGACATCCATGTTTGCCGAGGATGAGAACGGCGTCGCATCGGAAGATATTATGATGTTCAACTTTTATGAATTCTTGCAAGCAGTTTTCCGAAGTGGTTGCTCTGTAACCGGACGCAAATCTGTCTGACCCGTGTGCAGCAAAGCCAGTAATCACGGAGACATCAGGTCTGCAGCGAGGGAAGTGTGTTGGAGAAACAACTGGAAAAGGAGATGGGCAGACACACCTGCAATCTGCCTTCCCAgggaggaaagaacaaaaatccctatgattttttttttttttttatcaacagtgggattgagatttatttatattgatgAAAAGGGTGGGAAAACAGGCGGAAAGATGGAACATGTACGTTGAATAAACGTATTTGTGACATGCATCTCATGGGCACCTTGGGAGTGGAAACAGCATCCATCAGGAGGCTAAATTCAGTTCCTGAAATCATGAGGTTATCTTAAGACAAGGAGAAGGGGCTATGGGAATGCTCTGAGAGCAGGTATAAACTAGATGAGTCTTGGGCTTATCATTTCAGGTAAGAAATGTAGGGCTTTGCTTGTTCCTAGTCTGGAACCAGTTGACCTTGAGTCCGTGCTTCCTTAGAGACCAGTGATTTGTTAGTGGAGTCTGAAAAGACACAGCAGCTCACTAGGGGGAAACCGTTCTCTGAAAAACAAGCTTTAAACTTTCTGCTAGTTTCAACCATGTTAACCCAATGGGTCATGGTTTTAGTTCCctatttttatcaatatttggtatttgccatcttttttttcattttagccgtTCTTGTGTGTGGGTAGTGGTATTACAggatggttttattttgcatctccctgatgactAAAGAAGTTGAACCCCTCTTTTACACCCTTATTAGCCACCCTCTATTCTTTTTTGTGAAGTGGTTAAAGTCTTCGGTTCATTTTCTATTGGGTTGTATGTCTTTATCCTCTTAatgtttaatagttttttttttttttaagattttatttattcatgggagacacagagagagaaagagagagagggaggcagagacacaggcaggagaagcaggctccatgcagggagcctgacgtgggactcgatcctgagtctccaggatcacgtcctgggctgaaggtggtgctaaaccactgggc
This window encodes:
- the NAA11 gene encoding N-alpha-acetyltransferase 11 isoform X1 encodes the protein MNIRNARPDDLVNMQHCNLLCLPENYQMKYYFYHGLSWPQLSYIAEDEDGKVVGYVLAKMEEDPDDVPHGHITSLAVKRSHRRLGLAQKLMDQASRAMIENFSAKYVSLHVRKSNRAALHLYSNTLRFQVSEVEPKYYADGEDAYAMKRDLSQMADELRRQLELKKCGGVVLGSRGNQETQGNTLPSSQEDGREENPAADSSGSDSKEPSESTEGTDVQNSSEDSDSTS
- the NAA11 gene encoding N-alpha-acetyltransferase 11 isoform X2 — encoded protein: MNIRNARPDDLVNMQHCNLLCLPENYQMKYYFYHGLSWPQLSYIAEDEDGKVVGYVLAKMEEDPDDVPHGHITSLAVKRSHRRLGLAQKLMDQASRAMIENFSAKYVSLHVRKSNRAALHLYSNTLRFQHCSSSCLSHVCLLSPGLACLLCSTFSGVISVTPVASHSQQQPSTYPTAIIKECLDRRAS